CGAGCGCTGAAAGCGCCGTTGCCGCCATGCGCGTGGCGCCCCATATGCGAAATTGACGCGAGCTGAAATCGCAGCTCATTGCTTCGCGAATATAGGCATTGACGTCCTGCGAGCGGATCGGATGGATCAGCCCGTTTTCGTCCGCATATTGAAACAAGTGCTGGCCGGGCAGCTCCTGAAGCATGCGAATGGCGCGGATGATCCGCCTGTCCGTGACGTTGAGGCGCCATTCCTTGCCGGACTTACCCTTGAAGCGGAACCGCAGGCGTGATCCGATCGCTTTTACATGGCGACCGCGCAGTGTTGTCAGGCCATAGGAGCCATTTTCAAGAGCATAAGCCTCGTTGCCGATACGAATAAAGAGATTGTCCATCAGCGAGACCACGGTTGCGAGCCCCTTCGCCAGACCGGGTTTGCGTCGCCGGAGATCGGCATCGACGCGCTTGCGAATGGCAGGCAACGCTCGTCCAAACTCGGCCAGTTGCGCAAATTTCTCGCTCTCGCGCATGGCGATCCAGCGGGGATGGTAACGGTATTGCTTGCGCCCCCTTGCATCGCGGCCGACCGCCTGCAGATGGCTGTTCGGATCCGGCGATATGATCACATCCGTATAGGCGGGGGGAATTGCCAGGGCAGATAGCCGATCGAGCTCTCTCGCGTCGGTTATTCTTTGTCCATGTCGATCATAGTAGGTAAAGCCTGCGCCGCTTCTTTTGCGGGTTATGCCTGTCTCAAGGCCTGCCAGATAGACGATCTCTTCGTTTGCCGAGGCGGACCGATTGTCGATCTGCCTGCCCGATGGCCTGGCTCGCGCACGATCGACTGAATCTTCTGCGAGACTACCCTCCGCCGTCGATGCATCGCCGTTCTCATCGGGTATGATGGCCTCTGTTTTCACCCACGCACCGCCGTCAATCGTCGCCCTTCTGTTTCAGGGCATCGGAGACCCGGCGCTTGCGCGGGTGATCGATATTCTCGCCGCCATCCTGGGCTGGACGATATCCGGCCGGCTTTGACCCGGCCGGCCCTTCCCATCGCGGTGATTGCTCCGCGGTCCCGGGTGCGCTGTCGCGTGGCTGTTGATGTTTCACTGCGCTCTCCCTTTGAACGTTCGATATGTCAGATCGTCGTGACGTCTCGTTTTCGCCAGTGAAACCGTTGGCACGCTGCATTGTTCCTTGCGGCCCGGCCAAGGGCCAGGGCTGTTGGGTGATCTCACCAGGGAGCGTTCTGGCGAGGGGTGGAACTTTCAATCCCAGTTTTCGTTTGTCCTTATTGTGCTTCAGACCGCTTTGCGCTTTCCGGCGCGGCGTGTGCTGCTGCAGGTTTTGGCAAGAACAACGATAGGAGGACGCTATGAGTAGCAGACCACCACCGGTTCCCGAAGAAAACCGAAGCCATAAGGGCGTTGGCGATCACGCCAGACCGTCCGTATCCGACCGTCGCAAGCCTGATATGTCGGTCGATCCCGACAAGAAGGGCGAGCAGGGAAACAGCAGGATCAACACCAGCCACCAAGGTCATCAACAGGATCGATAGGAGGTGCCAATGTCCACCTCGACCAAGACGCCGGCCAGCATCCGCCAGGGCGGTCCCGGCGCATCGCATAAAAATGCCAAGGCGCCGCTGAATACTCCGAAGCCGCCCGCAGAGCCAGACCGGCGCGACCGCAGCAAGGTTTCCGGCGGCGGCGGAGAACGTGATCGTCATCACGGCCACGATCCGACGCGGAAAGGCGGCAAGTAGGACAGGCGTTCAAGCAATTCCAGGAAAAGTGCACAGCAGTTTTCCATCGGGAATTGCAGGCTCGTCTTTCCGGATGGCGGCTTGCAATTTCAGCAATCATCGATCCTCCGGCTCTCTATCGGAGACGGACGATCGATAGGGTCAAGAAGCACCAGCTTGTCCGCTTCTGCTAGACGCCGGTTTGCGAGTGTCTGCCGCCTGGCCTGGAAATGTTTGAAAGCGCTGATCCGGCCGCTCCGCCGCTGGCCTTCACAGCAATGTCCGCCAAAGACAGAATGCCGACCAGGCGTTTGTCACGGCTGACCACGGGAAGGCGGCGAAGTTGCTGGTCGCCGAGATTTTGCATGACGTGATCAATCTCTTCGTCCTCGAAGCAGTATTTGATATCAGAGCTCATCACATCGGCAATCTTCGCGTCCGGTCCCTTGCCTCGGGCAATGGCGCGGATGGCGATATCTCGATCCGTAATGACGCCGACAAGGCGGTCATTATCGCCGATCGGGACCACGCCGGCGTCGATATCCGCCATGATCAAGGCGGCATCCCGGATCGATTGGTCGGGACGGGCAATGCGCACGTCGCGTGTCATAGCTTCACTGACTTGCATGATGGACCTCCATTTGGCACTTGCTCCCACGTGCACGCCGAACAAGCGCGGGATGTAAATGTTCCCGGCCTGATCGGATGCACGGAAAATTTGAGCGACCCTAACGCGAGAGACCTCGAATAGCCCTCTGCTTCCCCGTTTGGAGCGGACGACGCAGCCGCTACTTGTCTTTGCCAGCCAAGCTCTTAAGTGAATCCATAGCGTATCCAATGGAGGTTCCGGTGTTCAAACATCTGGTTTTGCTTACCCTTGCGCTCATCCCGACAGCGGCATTCGCGCAATCGACCGATCTCGAGGCAACCTGCAAAACGGTGGCCAAGAATTTTTTCCTGTCCGATGGGCTCTCGATCGGCGCGATCCAATCCTTTCCCGAACTGAAGCCGCCCGGTGTGCGCATGGCTTATTCCACCCGGCAGGGAACGGCGCCCTCGGAGATGAGCGACACGTTCGAATGCGAGTTCGACAGGGCGGACAAGCCTCATAACCTTGCCAAGTTCTGCGTATCGACCACCTGTTACGCGGCTAATGACCAGGATGCCGACCGGAAACGACGGTTCGAGGAAATGCGCATTCTTTTGCAGAGAGCCGAAAAGTAAGCGGCATCTTGCAGCGCCCGGTTCACGTCGCGATCGCTGTCGAGCCATACCGTCCATTCGCCCTGACCCGGCGCAAACGCGGCTTAAAGCCTGCCCTCGCAAAACTGTGGGCGGTTCTGCGATAAAGAGCGGGTAGGTTGCAGGCGAGTGCGGCAACCCATTCGGGTAGGTACGTCTAACTTACGCTTGATGCTAATATTCTAAATGTCGGCCCGGACGCCACCCGCGAGCCGAAAAGTGCAGCGTCCGGCGGCAATCAATATGCCCCATTCATTGTCGTCGGACGCACACCAGCTTGAAAGAGCGGCTCGCTCAATAAGGCCCCGGGAGGCGCCGAAATACCCATGCTGAATGCTTGCTGTATCAGTTGTTCGTCAAAAATGGACGTAGGAGCCGGATAGGGATCTGCCTAATGTCCCAGGCCATGAAGGCAGAGTGATCGCGATGTGACAGTGAACCGTCGGCGAGCGTCGATTGGAGGAAGGCGGCCTCATGGCCCCTGTGCTGATAGGGCAAATTCACCTTCAACGATGCAACCGTTCGCGAAACTATACGAGCGATAGTGTTTGGAGAAAGCACAATGGAGCGTTTTCGCAGTGTAACGAGTGGCTGTCTGTCGCCGGAGCAGACCGATACACTTCATAAAGTGCTGGCTAGCATCACCAATCAACCATGGTTCGACAAGAGTGAACGCTCTTGCGAAATCTTAGCCGAGCGGCTGACGATTTTGATCAAGATGGGAATAGAAAACGCTGCTCACCTTCAAACTATCGGCGTTTCCTGGGCGGTGAACGACTTTATTCGCAACGGCGCAAAAACGGATCGGGCGAATCCGAGGAATAATGCGCTCGGGATCGAGCGGCTTTCGATTCCAGCGCCGCGCGTCTTTTAGGACGCGTCAAGGACGCTGTAACGCTTTGAAATGCTGCAGAAGCCTCCGCCGGTGGCGGAAGCTTCAAGGTGCTCGGAAAGACGGGCGCTGTTCGAAACGTCCTGATCGCGGCTCACTTTCGCACGACTTGCCTAGTGCTGGCCGATGAGATTCCTGCATGCGCGGATCGTCAAAGCCATGACGGTGAGGGTCGTACCGGCGATACCGCTGCCGGGGAATGCGCTGGCGTCCGTGACGATGACGTTGGATACGTCCCAAAGCTGGTTATAGGGGTTGAGCACGGAATTACTGGGGTCATCTCCCATCCGCGCGCCGCCCGTCTCGTGAATTGCCGCGCCCATGCACATGGTCTTGCGGAACCATTTGCGGAACATGAAGCGGCTGAAGGGATCGGCGTCGGGGAAGGCGCCCCGTCCCATTTCCCTGAGGCCGGTGGGGGAGCCGATGAACTCCAGATCTCCGCCGACGCCACGCACCATGTCGATCAGTACCTCTTCCTGCTGACGGAGAAGCGCCTGTTCCTCTTCGCCCATGACGCAGCGGATGTGGGGAACGGGAATCCCCCAGGCATCCTTTCGCCGTGCGTTGAGGCTTATGCGATTATCCGCATAGGGCAGCATGCGGCCGAAGCCGAAGAATGCCAGCCGTGCCGGCTCGTCATCGGGCGTGGGTGCCCGGCCGATGCTCCCCTGGTAGTCGAAATCGCCTCGCTCTGCGTCGCCGGTTCCGAAACGCGGCACGAAGATGCCGCCCGAGGGGTTATAGAACGCATCGACAGGCGCGGAATCGTCCAGCGACCATCCCTTCGCCTTGGCGAAGGAGCCGAAGGCAAGGCAGGGCAGCTGATCCATGAAATAGCGCCCGAGCGCACCCGAGCTGTTGCCAAGGCCTTCGGGATGGCGCGGGGATGCCGAGTTCAGAAGCAGCCGCACGCTTTCGATCGGCGATGCCGAGAGCACGACGAGGGCGGCGCGTGCGGTCTCGACCTTGCCAGTGACACGATCGATGAACTCGGCACCCGTTGCACGGACGCCTTGATCATCGGTCACGATGCGGCGGACGATGGCATCGTGGCGGATGGTCAGCCGGCCGGTCGCAAGCGCCTCCCTCAAGGGCTTCGGCGTACGGTCGGCATCGGGTGCGATATAGCGCCAGGACACGACATGCCGTTGCGGCCAGAGACCCTCAACCTCGTTCTTGAAGACCTCTTCGGCCGGCGTCAGTTTCGCCGGACGAGCGTAGATGCCGTCCGGCAGCGTTTCCACCCCGTCGGGATTGCCGTAGAGCCCGAGAGAGGTTTCGACCTCGTCGTAGTAAGGCACGAGATCGTCGTAGCCGACCGGCCAATCCACGCCCTTGCCGGTGCGAGACCGGATCTTGAAGTCGTCGTCGGTCCAGCGCAGCAGCACGCGGCCGAAGCTGTGCAGGCGGCCGCCGCCCTGCCGGCCGCGAATCCAGAGGAAAGGCGCGTCCTTAGGGGTCGTGTAGGGATTTTTCCGGTCGTTGACGAAGAAATGGCTGAAGCGTTCGGTAAAGAAGGCAGCGCGCGCCTGTATCGGCTGCCCCTTTATGGTAGCGCGTGCGCGCTCCCAGATGTTGATGCTGCTGGCCGGCAGCTTCTTGCGCGACGGATCGAAATCCCCCTGGCTTACCGCCGGACCAGCTTCGAGCAAAAGCACGGAAAGCCCTTGAGCGGTCAATTCCCTGGCGGCAAAGGAGCCGGCGGCGCCGGAGCCAATGACCAGCGCGTCATAAACAGTCTGAGACATAGATATATTCCGTATATTTCAGAGACGGACGCCGTCGGCGTCAAAGAGGGAGGCCTTGGCGATATCGATGCCGGGCGAGATTGCTGCGCCGGGCTGAAGCACCGCGTCGCCCATGATGCGATAGGAGAGGCTTTGCCCGGCCCAATCGAACCAGACAACGGTGTCGGCGCCCATCGGCTCGACCACGGAGACGATGCCGGCGATGGTCGGCAGGGCTCCCGCTCCTCCGTCCGGAGCAATATGTTCCGGACGGATACCGAGTGTCACGGGACCCGCCTTGACGGACGCCAGAAATGGATAATTGGTGAGATCGATGGTCAAGCTGCCGCTCTCGAAGACCAGGGCAGCAGCGTTGATCGCGATCTCACCCTTGATGAAGTTCATCGCCGGTGCGCCGATGAAGCCCGCAACGAAGAGATTGGCGGGGCGGTGATAGATCTCAGAAGGGCTCCCAAGCTGCTGGATCACGCCGTCCCTCATGATGGCGATGCGGTCCGCAAGGGTCAGCGCCTCGATCTGGTCGTGCGTCACATAGATCATCGTATTGCCGAGGCTCTGGTGCAGCTTCTTGATCTCGACGCGCAGTTCGTTGCGAAGCTTGGCGTCGAGATTGGAGAGCGGCTCGTCGAACAGGAAGACATCCACCTCGCGGACCAGCGCCCGGCCGATCGCAACGCGCTGGCGCTGGCCGCCAGAGAGTTCCGAGGGGCGGCGATCGAGCAGATTTTCCAGATGCAGCAGAGATGCGGTGCGGGCGATGCGCGCCTCGATCTCCGGCTTGGGCAGGCCGGCGACGCGCAGGCCGAAGGAGAGGTTCCTGCGCACCGTCATACGAGGGTAAAGCGCATAGGACTGGAAAACCATGCCGATCCCGCGGTCCTTCGGTTCCTCCCAGGTCACGTTCTTGTCCGATATCCAGATCTCGCCATCGCGAATGTCCTGCAATCCGGCGATCGCGTTCAGGAGCGTCGATTTCCCACAGCCGGATGGGCCGAGAAGCACCAGAAATTCGCGCGGAGCGATGTCGATGGAGAGCTTCTCGATGACGCTGTGGTCACCATAGGCGATCTTGAGGTCTTTGACCGATACGGCAGGCTGCATGGCATTACCCTTTGACGGCGCCGGCTGCAACACCGCGCAGGAACCAGCGGCCGGAGAAGAAATAGATGGCGAGCGGAACGACGGCGGTCAGGATGGTGGCGGCCATGTTCACATTGTAGGCGCGTTCGCCCATGGTGGTGTTGACGATGTTGTTGAGCTGGACAGTCATCGGCAGGTTGTCGCGCCCGGCAAAGACGAGGCCGATCAGGAAGTCGTTCCAGATTCCGGTGAACTGGAAGATGGAGGCGACGACCACCATCGGCACCGACATCGGCAACATGATCTCGAGAAAAATGCACCAGAAGCCGGCGCCGTCGACGCGGGCAGCCTTGCAGAGCTCTTCGGGGATGGCGACGAAATAGTTGCGGAACAGCAGCGTGACCAGCGGCAGGCCGAAGATGACGTGCACGAGGACGACGCCGGCCACCGAATTATAAAGGCTTAGATTGGCGAGCAGCCGCACCAGGGGGTAGAGGAAGATCTGATAGGGGATCAGGCCGCCGGCCATCAACAGCCCGAACAGGAGGTTCGAGCCCTTCGGCCGCCAGAGCGATAGTGCGTAACCGTTGATCGCCCCGATGAAGACGGAAATGACGACGGCGGGCACGGTGATCTTGACCGAATTCCAGAAGCCGACCCGCACGCCGAGGCACTGCGTGCCCATGCAGGCTCCCGACCAGGCGGTCTTCCACGCATCGAAATCGATGGTGGCGGGCAGGGCGAAGATATGGCCCTGGCGGATTTCCTCCATAGACTTCAGCGAGGTCACGAGCATGGTGTAGAGAGGCAGCAGGAAGAACAGCGCCGACAGGATCAGGAAGGCGTAGAGCCCGATCTGGCCGCCACTGAGCCTGGACGGCTTGGGACCACGAGGATGGGGGTGGGTTGTCATCAATGCGCTCCCCTCCTTCTGGCGCGTATGGCCAGCGCATAGCGGAACGGGGCGACGGCCATGACGACGGAGAGCACCAGCACGGTTGCACCGGCGCTGGCGAGCCCGAGGTTCTGGCGTTCGAATAGATTGTCCATGATGAATTTCGCAGGCACTTCGGTCGAGTAGCCGGGGCCGCCGCCGGTCTGCGCCACGATCAGATCGTAGGTCTTGATCACGCCCATGGAGAGCAGCATGCCCGAAGCGGCAAGCGCCGGCCCGAGTTGCGGCAGGATGATTGAAAGATAGATGCGCCAGACCGGTATGCCGTCGATCTGGGCGGCTTTCCATTGCTCCTCGCCGATGCCGCGCATGCCTGACAGTGCGATGACCATGACGAGACCGGCGCCTTGCCAGACGCCGGCGAAGACCACCGTATAGATCGCCATGTCGCGATTGACGATCCAATCGAAGACGAAGCCCTGCCAGCCGAGCGCCCGCACGGTTGCCTGGATGCCGAGGGTCGGGTTCAGCATCCATTGCCAGATGAGCCCCGTGACCACGAAGGACATGGCATAGGGATAGAGGAATATCGTGCGGAACGCGCTTTCGAAGCGAACCTTGCGATCAAGGGCCGCCGCCAGTACGAAGCCAAGGGCGAGGCATCCCGCGACATAGAGCACGCCGAAGATCAGCACATTCTCCAATGATGCGAGCCAGCGCGAATTTTTAAACAGCCTGGCATATTGGGCAAAGCCGACATAGTTCGACGACGGGAAGATCGTCGAATCCGTGAAGGACAGCCGGACCGACCAGACCATGGTGCCGATATAGACGAAAATTGCGGCGATCCATGTCGGCAGGAGTGCAAAGGTCGCAGCCAGGGAACGTCTGCGCTTGGCTTGCATGAGCAAACCCTCTCAAAAGAACGGAATGAGCCGATCGACGATCACACCGTCGACCGGCCGAAACAAAGGCGCTATTCGAAGATCCCGAAAAACTTCTCGGCACCGGAGGCGCTGCCTTCCGATGGGTTGCTCCAGAACTCGTCGACGAAGTCGTTGAGCGCGCCCGCCTGCTGCGGCGATAGGATCAGCGCCTGATCCGGAACGATCTTGCCGGCGCTCATCAGCTCCAGGCCCTTCTGCGCGCAAACATCGAGTTTCGACTTGTCGACGTCGGTGCGCATCGGCACCGAGCCCTTCTTGAGCGAGAATTCGACCTGCACGGTCGGATCCATGGCGACTTCGGCCAGCAGCGCCTGTCCCTTTTGCGATGCCGCATCGGCGATCTTCGGGAAGGAGAAGGCGTCGGCGACATAGACCATGCCGGGGGATTGGGGAGCGAGCATGCAGCCGTAGTCCTTGCCAAGCTGCTTGCCCGCCGCAACGAATTCGCCCTTGGCCCAGTCGCCCATGAATTGTACGCCCGCCTTGCCGGTGATGACCATCGCGGTGGCATCGTTCCAGTTCCGCCCGGGCGCGCCCTCATCGACATAGCCGCGCAGCTTGCCGAGAATATCGAGCGTCTTCTTCACGCCCTCGACGGATGCATCACCCTTATCCTTGTCGCCATAGATCTTGAGGAAGCCGTCGATACCGACCTGCGTCAGCAGGATCATGTTGAAGACCTTGGATTCCTGCCAGGATTGGCCGCCCCAGGCAACCGGCTGCACGCCGGCGGCCTTAAGCTTGTCGAGTGCCGCGAAGAATTCGTCCCAGCTCTTGGGCTCCTCGTTCACGCCGGCCTTGGCAAAGGCATCCGTGGAATAGAAGACCCAGCTCTCGCCATGGGCACCGGTGGGCGAGAGATAGACCTGGCCATTATAGGTGATGAGGTCATGGATCGATTTCGGCAGCACATCCGCCCATTTGCCGGCCTTGGCGATATCGTCGATCGGGTTCATGAGCCCCTGACTGACGAAATCCGTATTGGCAAGGCCGATCACCGCTTGCTTGGCGGCCGGCGGATCGCCGGCGACCAGCCGGTTCTGGAAGGCGGCATCGGCGGCACCGAAGCCGGCAATGGACGAATCCTTCCAGACGCCGCCGCGCTTTTCGAACTCCTGCTTGATGACATCGAGGGCGGCTGCCTCGCCGCCTGATGTCCAGGAGGTCATGACTTCGGCCTTTGCCTTGTCCTCGGCATCGGCAGGCGCGGAGGCCGCCGCAAGTGCTGCCCCCAACATGAGCAATTTCATCGTATTCTTCATTGTTCCACCTCTTCAAGAAGGCCCTCTTTGCGGGGCCATTGGTTTTCAGGTCATGAAATCAGCGATAGATTGGCAGCAATGCCTGCCGCACGAGCGTCAGGCCGTTGGCGATGTCGCCGACCGGATCGGGCGCGGCATCCAGCTCGAGAATGGCCCAGCCTTCGAAACCGCGGTCCCGCAGCAGCCTGATCCAGCCCGGCCAGTCGACACGGCCGAGGCCGAAGCCGCAGAAATAGGGACGGTGACGATCGTGGATATGCTCGTCGATCGGCGTGTCGGCGGGCATCGGCCCGAGCGCATCCTTCCAATGGGCGATGATGACCCGCTCGTGATGGCGTTCGACGACCTGGAGTGGGTCGGAACCGGCAACGATGATATGGGCCGTGTCGGGGCACATGTGGACATAGGCCGGATCCGTCAGCAGCATCATGAGATCGACATCGCGCGAGGCTGCAAAGATCGAATGCGCTTCCGTGTGCAGGGCAAGCCGCACGCCCTTTGTGTAGAGGATTGCGCCAAGGCGGTTGAGAAAATCGGCAATCTTGCGGGCCTGCGCGAAATCGAAGAAGCGCACGGGCTCGGAACCCGGCGTCTGGCGCAGCGGCGCGCCGATGACCATGATATCGCTGCCGCAAGCCTTCAAAAACGCGGCATATTTCTCCGCCTTTTCGATGATGGCTGCCTGCGCCGACGCTTCGGTGAAATCGCCAGCTGCCTCGAGTTCGGCAAAGAAGCCGCTTGCCAGTGTCAGGCCGCGCCTGGAAAGCTCGGTCGCGAAGGCTTCGACCGAACCGTAGGTTTTCGTCGCATCCTGCCAGTTGAAAGGAGAAAAGGTCAGCTCGACACCGGTGACGCCGGATGCCTCAACGGCATCGAGGATCTTGTCCCAGAAGGCGCGGGGTTCGCTACGAGAAAGGGCGATGATGCCGTCGTAATCCTCGACGCCCCAGAAGTCGGGATGGAAAAAGGTGACGAGATCCACGCCAAAGCGAAGCCGTTCGGTCGAGCTCATGATGCAGTCCGTTCTCAAGGATAGGGACAATCGCTTGCGGAACGCAGTCCGCAGCGAATAATCCATAATGATTTCATTGCGCTATCATTTGGCAATCGTTTGCCATATCGTGATAGTAGACCAGTCGTTTCCATATGCAAGCGATTTTTGGCAAACGTTTGCTAAACGAAGGGAACTGCCATAGCATCCGCCGCGTCAGGCATCGGGAAGGAAACAAAAAAGTGAAAGATAACAAGGATATGCCCCTTGAGGAGCATTCCGGGCCGTTGATGGCCGATGTCGCGAGGCTGGCAGGGGTCGCGATCTCCACGGTCAGCCGTGCCCTTGCCAATCCCGGACGTGTCAACGAGAAGACGCGCGCCAAGATCGATGCGGCCGCCAAGCAGCTGGGCTATACGCCGAACGCCATGGCTCGCGGCCTGCGGGTCGGCAAATCCAACACCATCATGATCATCCTTCCAGGATCGCTCTACTACGGCGTCTCCCAGGTCATCCCGCAGGTCCTGCAGAGCATCAACAAGGCCCTGCTGCAGAATGGCTACAACCTGATGATCGCCAATCTCGGCCGCGACCCGGAGTCGGAACGGCATATTCTCAATCTCGCCTTCGGCGGCACCATTCGCGGCGCCATCATCCTGTCGTCTAAGCTGCCGGAGATCGATGGCCGGTCTCTGGCCAATGCCGGCCTGCCGATCGTCTCCATGCTGCTCGACATGAGTGACGCCGGCGTAGCGAGCGTCGTGACCAATGATCGTGAGGCGGTACGGGACGCGGTTGCGGAACTGATCAGGATGGGTCACAGGCGCTTTTTCTACATCGCAGGTCCGCAGGACAATTATCACGATGTCGAGCGCTATGGCGGCGCCCTGGAAGCCCTGCGCGATGCCGGGATTTCGAAAGAAGCGCTGCGGCGGTCCGGAGGCAATCTCGATTACCAGAAGGGCTTTGAGATCGGCGTCCAGGCTGCCGCCGATTTCGTCCTGCTGAAGGATCGGCCGACGGCGGTGATCGCCACCAGCGATGACATGGCGATCTCCTTCGTCAGCCGCATACGGCAAACGGGCCTGCGCATTCCCGACGATCTGTCGGTGATTTCCTTCGACGGTGCGCCGGTCTGCGAATTCTGCTTCCCGCCCCTCTCGACGATCGAACAGCCGTTCGAGGAAATGGGCCAGGCCGCCGTCGCTCGCCTGCTTGATGCCCTCGGACAGGCGGCGAAGGTGCAGGACCTGCGCGTCACAATCCGCAGCAGGCTGATCCTGCGGGAGAGCGTCGCCCCGCCGAAGAATTGAAGCGAGTGCGCCATGTGATGCGATTCGGGCGATCTGAGGAGATGGCCGCCACCACCCGATATCCCAGGGGCGCGGCTTGCCATGAAAGATCATCAGGCGGGGGCTTTATGCGCCTTGCGCTCTTACGAGGCGATGCTGCGCGGCTCGACCATGATGGCTTCGATTCCCGCCGCCTCTTCATCGAAGAACGATCGCCGTGCTCCGCCGCGGCGATAATCGCTCCATCTGTGCTCATGACAGAAAAACTGGTTTTCCCCATCGCCGACATCGTAGCCAAGGCTGCCCCGCTTCAGGCAGCCAGGATATTCGCAGTAATGGCTCTCCAAGGCGTGTATTTCGCGGGAGAGCGTCATCTCGGCTGCATCGTCGGTCATCGTCGAATCCTTTTTGCCTCGTCCCGTCTTGCCCGAGCCAGACATGGAATCAGTTCATTTTCGGAAGCGTCGGTGCGAACGGTAGGTTTCAGATGGTTAACCGACGGTTTCGGACGCGCGGCACAATGGGTGCACGGCTTCGGTTGAAGATCACGGTGAGGAAGTGAGCGGGCGGAAAAAGCGGCGCGTCGGGAACATGCCCATCCCGGCGTGGCTCTCAGGTTATGATTCCGCAAATGATCTATTGCAGCGTCGTGCTATGCGGCTTAGCGGCAAGGGCCGGCAATTGTGCTTCAAGTCCGCGTTGAACGGCCGCGACGACCTGGGGATTGCGAAGTCTGACGGCCTTGCGGATCATCAGCTCCTCGTTGATGATCGCCCGCATGCCCACCGTGAACTTGTGCAGGCTGAATTGCTCGGCATGTGCCCGCAGCGCTTCGGGGTGAAAGCGATGCTCCGTCGCCTCAAAATCGAGCACGGCGTCGATCAGGGCATCGACAGACTGCGTGTTGAACAGAACACCGCTCAGGCCGGGCACGACGGTCTCCAGCGCTCCGCCGCTTCCATAGGCGATAACCGGCCTTCCGCTTGCCATGGCTTCGACCGGAACGATGCCGAAATCTTCTTCGCCGGGAAAGATCAGGGCGCGGCACCGCGCCAACTTCTCCTTCAGCACCGCAAACGGCGTTCGGCCCAGGAAAGTGATGGTGGGACCGGCAATGCGTTTCAATTCGTCCATCTGCTTGCCTTCGCCGATGATCACCAGCTTGCGGTTCATCCGGGTGAACGCCTGCACGGCGAGATCGATCCGCTTATAGGGGACCAGCTGGCCGGCGCAGAGATAGAAGTCTTCGATCGATGCGGCCGGGGCGAAGTCATCGACATTGACCGGCGGATAAAGCACCGTCGCGGGACGCCGGTAATATTTGCTGATGCGATCGCAAACATGATGCGAGTTGGCGACGAAACGATCGACGCGCAGGCTGGTATTGACGTCCCAGGAGCGCAAAAGCGGCGCGAGCACCGGCAGCATCAGCCGTGATGCGAGCCCTGCGTGGGATCGGTAGAAATGATAGTGATCCCAGAGGTAGCGCATCGGCGAATGACAATAGCAGACATGCGTTGCCTGCGGCGGCGGAATGATGCCCTTGGCCGGGCCTGACTCGCTGGAGATGATCAGATCGTAATCCGAGAGATC
Above is a genomic segment from Rhizobium sp. CCGE531 containing:
- a CDS encoding ABC transporter substrate-binding protein codes for the protein MKNTMKLLMLGAALAAASAPADAEDKAKAEVMTSWTSGGEAAALDVIKQEFEKRGGVWKDSSIAGFGAADAAFQNRLVAGDPPAAKQAVIGLANTDFVSQGLMNPIDDIAKAGKWADVLPKSIHDLITYNGQVYLSPTGAHGESWVFYSTDAFAKAGVNEEPKSWDEFFAALDKLKAAGVQPVAWGGQSWQESKVFNMILLTQVGIDGFLKIYGDKDKGDASVEGVKKTLDILGKLRGYVDEGAPGRNWNDATAMVITGKAGVQFMGDWAKGEFVAAGKQLGKDYGCMLAPQSPGMVYVADAFSFPKIADAASQKGQALLAEVAMDPTVQVEFSLKKGSVPMRTDVDKSKLDVCAQKGLELMSAGKIVPDQALILSPQQAGALNDFVDEFWSNPSEGSASGAEKFFGIFE
- a CDS encoding sugar phosphate isomerase/epimerase, translated to MSSTERLRFGVDLVTFFHPDFWGVEDYDGIIALSRSEPRAFWDKILDAVEASGVTGVELTFSPFNWQDATKTYGSVEAFATELSRRGLTLASGFFAELEAAGDFTEASAQAAIIEKAEKYAAFLKACGSDIMVIGAPLRQTPGSEPVRFFDFAQARKIADFLNRLGAILYTKGVRLALHTEAHSIFAASRDVDLMMLLTDPAYVHMCPDTAHIIVAGSDPLQVVERHHERVIIAHWKDALGPMPADTPIDEHIHDRHRPYFCGFGLGRVDWPGWIRLLRDRGFEGWAILELDAAPDPVGDIANGLTLVRQALLPIYR
- a CDS encoding LacI family DNA-binding transcriptional regulator encodes the protein MKDNKDMPLEEHSGPLMADVARLAGVAISTVSRALANPGRVNEKTRAKIDAAAKQLGYTPNAMARGLRVGKSNTIMIILPGSLYYGVSQVIPQVLQSINKALLQNGYNLMIANLGRDPESERHILNLAFGGTIRGAIILSSKLPEIDGRSLANAGLPIVSMLLDMSDAGVASVVTNDREAVRDAVAELIRMGHRRFFYIAGPQDNYHDVERYGGALEALRDAGISKEALRRSGGNLDYQKGFEIGVQAAADFVLLKDRPTAVIATSDDMAISFVSRIRQTGLRIPDDLSVISFDGAPVCEFCFPPLSTIEQPFEEMGQAAVARLLDALGQAAKVQDLRVTIRSRLILRESVAPPKN
- a CDS encoding glycosyltransferase translates to MRVAIVHYWLVSMRGGEKVVEALCDMYPDADIFTLVYDESRVSEKIRKHKIVTSFLQRIPGAVRGYQSLLPLMPFALESFDLSDYDLIISSESGPAKGIIPPPQATHVCYCHSPMRYLWDHYHFYRSHAGLASRLMLPVLAPLLRSWDVNTSLRVDRFVANSHHVCDRISKYYRRPATVLYPPVNVDDFAPAASIEDFYLCAGQLVPYKRIDLAVQAFTRMNRKLVIIGEGKQMDELKRIAGPTITFLGRTPFAVLKEKLARCRALIFPGEEDFGIVPVEAMASGRPVIAYGSGGALETVVPGLSGVLFNTQSVDALIDAVLDFEATEHRFHPEALRAHAEQFSLHKFTVGMRAIINEELMIRKAVRLRNPQVVAAVQRGLEAQLPALAAKPHSTTLQ